ACAACCCTAACGAAGAAGCAAGACAGGAAGTATCCAACGAAGCGGCGTACCTCTACGCCCCTTTGGCACACAAACTGGGGCTGTACAAGCTGAAATCGGAACTGGAAGACCTCTCGCTGAAATATACCCGTCACGATGTGTACTACCATATCAAAGACAAGCTGAATGCCACGAAAGCGGCACGCGACCGCTACATCGACGCTTTCATCGAACCGGTAAAGAAAAAGCTGGAGGAAAGCGGGCTGAAGTTCCACATCAAGGGACGCACCAAGTCCATCCACTCCATCTACCAGAAGATGAAAAAGCAGGGATGCCCTTTCGAAGGCGTGTACGACCTGTTTGCCATACGCATCATCCTCGACTCGCCCCTCGATAAGGAAAAGCAGGAATGCTGGCAGGCATATTCTATCGTGACCGACATGTACCTGCCCAACCCCAAGCGGCTCCGCGACTGGCTTTCCGTACCCAAAAGCAACGGATACGAATCGCTCCACATCACCGTGATGGGTCCCGAAGGCAAATGGGTGGAAGTGCAGATACGTACCGAACGGATGGACGAAATAGCCGAAAAAGGACTTGCCGCACACTGGCGGTACAAAGGCGTCAAAGGCGAAACAGGACTGGACGAATGGCTGAACTCCATACGCGAGACCTTGGAAAACGCGGACGGAGACACCGAAACCATCGACCAGTTCAAACTCGACCTGTATAAAGACGAAGTGTTCGTGTTCAGCCCCAAGGGCGACCTCTACAAGCTGCCTCAGGGAGCTACCGTGCTCGATTTCGCCTTCGCCATCCATTCCAACTTGGGATGCCGGTGCGTAGGCGCAAAGGTAAACGGAAGGAACGTCCAGCTCCGCCACGCCCTGAACAACGGAGACCAGGTGGAAATCATGACATCCGCCACCCAAACACCTAAGCGCGACTGGCTGAACTTTGTCACCACCTCGAAGGCACGCACCAAGATACGCCAGGCACTGAAGGAACTGGTGGCACGCCAAACCGAGTTCGCACGCGAAACCTTGGAACGGAAATTCAAGAACCGCAAGATAGAGTACGACGAAGCCATCCTGATGCGGCTCATCAAGAAGTCAGGATTCAAAACCGTGACCGACTTCTATCAAAGCATCGCCAACGAAACTACAGACACCAATACCCTGATAGACAACTATCTGGAGATGCAACGCCGGGAAAACGAGCAACACGAGGAAGTGGCATACCGAAGCGCCGAAGGCTTCAACATGCAGCAAGCGCAAGAGGAAAAGAACCCCTACAAAGACGATGTGCTGGTCATCGACCAGCACCTGAAAGGCATCGACTTTAAGCTGGCACGGTGTTGCAATCCCATCTACGGCGATGATGTGTTCGGCTTTGTCACCATATCGGGAGGCATCAAGATACACCGCTCGGACTGCCCCAACGCACCCGAACTGAAGGCACGCTTCCCCTACCGCATCGTGCGCGCACGCTGGGCAGGAAAGAGTCAGGGCAAGCAGTATCCCATCACGCTCCGCATCGTGGGGCACGACGATATCGGCATCGTGACCAACATCACCTCCATTATCAACAAAGAGGAAAACATCCTGCTCCGCTCCATCAGCATCGACTCGAACGACGGACTCTTCTCGGGAATGCTGACGGTCATGGTAGACGATACCGCCAAGCTGGAAGCCCTCATCCGGAAACTGAAAACCGTAAAAGGCGTAAAACAAGTGAACCGAGGATGATGAGCAATGGAAAATGGACATGCGGAATTGATTGAAACGCAGATTTTCGCAGAAAATAATTTATAAAATAATCTGTGTTAATCTGCGGAAATCCGCGTTTCAAAAAACTCAAAAACTCAAAAACTTAAAAATTCAATATGAAAAAAACAATTTTATTTATCTTTGTCATTCTGGCATGCCACGTAAGCCATGCCCAGTATTTTTGCACGACAGAAGGAACCGAGCTTCACTATGTGAACTACGATGAAGCAGGACAAAGCGTATCAAACGAGACGGCTGTAGTAGGATATGCGGGAAGAAACGGAGAAAACGTATCGGCATCATACATCAACAAGATTGTGACCAACAAGCAGAAAGGGAACACCAGCTACACACGTTTCGACTGGAACTACGACGGAAACCAAACGGTGTGTGTAGAAGACCTGATGTTCGGACCCTATATCGACTCCGATTCCGACCCTGCCAAATATGACACCGCGGCACGTACCGCCATGCAAGAAGAACTGAAATTCAAGGGTAACAATGCCTTGGTGCTCAAACGTCAGGCAAAAGCAGGCGAAAGCATGCCCGACCGCTCGTACTCGCTCATCGCAAACATGCTGAAAAACGAAATTACCATCTCGGGCGCCACCTACATGGGAGAAGAACGCATAAGCACCACCGCCGGGAAGTTCGATTGCCTCAAGATTTCGTACCTGAAGCGAACCAAAGTGTTGCTGAAAAGCACCACCCACCGCATCAATGAATGGTACGCCGAAGGCATCGGGCTGGTAAA
The Phocaeicola salanitronis DSM 18170 genome window above contains:
- a CDS encoding RelA/SpoT family protein, translated to MEEQVFFTPQEHTQLIPLYRHLLHLSGDTLQKDDCRNLKRHLIQALSEGNIPRNAFGMNPVIKDMQTAIIVAEEIGMRRASILGIMLHESVKYRLCTLESVRQMYGEDVAGIIRGLVKINELYEKNPAIESENFRNLLLSFAEDMRVILIMIADRVNIMRQIKDNPNEEARQEVSNEAAYLYAPLAHKLGLYKLKSELEDLSLKYTRHDVYYHIKDKLNATKAARDRYIDAFIEPVKKKLEESGLKFHIKGRTKSIHSIYQKMKKQGCPFEGVYDLFAIRIILDSPLDKEKQECWQAYSIVTDMYLPNPKRLRDWLSVPKSNGYESLHITVMGPEGKWVEVQIRTERMDEIAEKGLAAHWRYKGVKGETGLDEWLNSIRETLENADGDTETIDQFKLDLYKDEVFVFSPKGDLYKLPQGATVLDFAFAIHSNLGCRCVGAKVNGRNVQLRHALNNGDQVEIMTSATQTPKRDWLNFVTTSKARTKIRQALKELVARQTEFARETLERKFKNRKIEYDEAILMRLIKKSGFKTVTDFYQSIANETTDTNTLIDNYLEMQRRENEQHEEVAYRSAEGFNMQQAQEEKNPYKDDVLVIDQHLKGIDFKLARCCNPIYGDDVFGFVTISGGIKIHRSDCPNAPELKARFPYRIVRARWAGKSQGKQYPITLRIVGHDDIGIVTNITSIINKEENILLRSISIDSNDGLFSGMLTVMVDDTAKLEALIRKLKTVKGVKQVNRG
- a CDS encoding TapB family protein gives rise to the protein MKKTILFIFVILACHVSHAQYFCTTEGTELHYVNYDEAGQSVSNETAVVGYAGRNGENVSASYINKIVTNKQKGNTSYTRFDWNYDGNQTVCVEDLMFGPYIDSDSDPAKYDTAARTAMQEELKFKGNNALVLKRQAKAGESMPDRSYSLIANMLKNEITISGATYMGEERISTTAGKFDCLKISYLKRTKVLLKSTTHRINEWYAEGIGLVKSESFDMKGKPAGKTLLVKIVK